The DNA window AGCGACTCCCTTTGCCAGGGGCATCCCATACCATCATACCTCTTTCATCAATGTTCCCATTTCAAGTTGGTTACAGCAGCTCCTGGGCCAGCCAGCCATGTCATTGCCTTTAATGAGTATACAAGGACCTGGGTGGAGCTTGCCACCCCCTTTCTTCCAGAGGCACCTAGGCAGCAGGAGGCACCCAGACTTGGGGACTGCTGGGTAGGGAAAGCTGGGAACTAAGAGAAGGGCCTCATGGAGGGGGTGCATGGACACAAGGACAGTGAGATGGGGAGGAAGCTTTCAATGAGAGGAGAGTCTGGGGCAGAGCTACCTCATGGAAGTGGGAAGTCCCAAAAGTGGAGGggtggggaaaggagaggagaggagcagagTGAACTAGAAGGGGTCAGAGTTCAAGGTCTTTCAAGTGTTCTAGAAATGAATAGACAAGTGAGTGCCCAGACCAACGAGTGGCCTgatttaattaatgaattaatcaCTGACTGCACTCACTTAGGCCGGGCAGCACACCAAGTACTTTACATGTATTATCTCTTTTGATCTTAAAAGGCCTTGAAGGCCTCACTGTAATCCCATTTTGTTAACAAGGGGCAGCTGGCCAGGTCACCCAGCCACACAGTTGGGGAATAGATAGAGCCCGGGCAACTGGGCTCAGAAGTTGTACTGTTGCCCACATAGGCAGGTGAGGGAGGAACAAGACTAATGGCTGCACGCATGATGGACACATCCTATATCCACTGATCAAAGCTATGCAGGGATAAGCAGTCCATGGTTAGTATCACTTTAAAGGAGAACTTCAGCTTAGGAAGGGCACATGACAGAGCAAatagaacagtgtgtgtgtgtgtgtgtgtgtgtgtgtgacacaccaAACACGACCTTAAGAGGTCCTGGAGTTTTTCCTTTCACAGACAGAACACCTAGGCTGAGATGCTTTGCATGATTGACAGAAGACACACCTAACCTGAACctagcctgtgtgtctgtgttctgacCATCACAATTATATTGTCAAACTCCTCCCGTGGCACACCAAGGGGTGGAATGGTCCGGTCCAAGGTGGAGGGGACCTGAGGGTTTGGGGTCTCAGAGGGGTGAAAGAGATCCAATGGGGGTTGAAGTGGGGTTCCAAGCTCTTAAGCATCAGGTCCCTGCTCTTAGATTCTGTGCAAGGTCTCTGTGGCCGTCTCACATTTTGCCACCATGACCAACTTCAGCTGGCTGCTGGCAGAAGCCGTCTACCTGAGCTGTCTGTTGGCCTCCACATCTCCTAGGTCCAAACCAGCTTTCTGGTGGCTGGTTCTCGCTGGCTGGGGTGAGCATCAAGGGCTCATTGACCATCATAGGGGAGGTGGAGGTTGGGAAGGACCTGGGAGCTCATAAAGAGGCCTTTCTCATTGTGAATGactctgaggctcagagaggggggaagagggcaGGCCATAGTCCTTTGCTGAGCATCAGGAAGTAGACCAGATCCCTTCAAGCCATTACCTGGGCCCACTATCATAGTCTGCATGTGGCTAACAATTGGTGGGAGGTGGAGTCTACACTCAAAGGGTGCAGGACCCTCACTCATCTCTGTGTTATCTCACTCACAGGACTCCCTGTGCTATGCACTGGTACGTGGGTGGGCTGCAAACTGGCTTTTGAGGACACTGCGTGAGTAGAGCAACTTCCTCACCCCCATGCTGTCAGCAAGGCCTGTAGTAGACTATctaagggggagggagaggggacctCTAGGTTAGAGCATGGCAGGtgggcaggaggaaggaggaaggaggggcagGAGCTTAGGCAGGAAAGGCTGTCAGAGCTATGAATCTCAAGAGAGCAGCTCTGATCAGGTTTTCCAAGGGCAAGAAATGTCTGGACAAGGATGAAAAGGGCCAGTCTTCACTGGGTCTCTCCTTTGGAGAGGCTAGGATGGGAGAACAGGCCACAAGGAGATAGAGTGGGGCTGAAGACTTGAGCACTAGACAGAGAGAGGCCCCAGGAGGCATAGCATGTGTGTTGAGGAGGTGCATTGTCAGAGAAGAAAAGGGGCACCTTCAAGCCCACGCTCTCttcttcccaggtgctgggacctaGACGACAGCTCCCCCTACTGGTGGATCATCAAAGGGCCCATAGTCCTCTCTGTTGGGGTCAGTTTCTGAGACCAGAGTCAGTTGGTTTCTTAACCCAGCCTCCAGGTTTCTTTATGTGGCCCTGCAGGGGGTGGCAGCATGATTACCCCCAAGGGAATCAGGAAACCGGTGCCTAGCTTCTCTGGCACTAGTTGGTTACATCAGCACCTAGACCTGCTTTCTGGTTTCCGTGTGTCTGGCCTGCAGAGTGTCTCTTGCTGGGGTGGTAAGTGGTAGTGGATGGCACCCACAGATGAGCACTCAGCTGCTCCTACTCCCCATGTGGCATGGCTCTTGTGGGTGTGTGGTCTCTCCCAACAGAGAAACTGCACAGTGAAGGACAGCTGCTTTGTACCCAAGAGACCATGAGAGGTGTCTGGAGGCAGGTGGCCAGACCTGTCTCTCATCCTTTTTGCCAGTActggaaaggaggggaggagggggaggctcAGTCTTTCTCTGCCCTGCCTGTACCTCACAGGTTTGGGATTCGTAGTCATCAAAAGGGATGGGGCTGATCCTAGGCCGGCCACCTAGTGCTGCCTCTGACCTTTGCACCCACTTTCCTGTGCCTCGTTTCCAGGTGAACTTTGGGCTGTTTCTCAATATAATTTGCATCCTGCTGAGGAAGCTGGGGCCTGCACAAGGCGGCTTACACACACGGGCTCAGTACTGGTaccattcatgtgtgtgtgcatgcacgtgtggaGGTGCCATGTGcgtgtgtgagttcatgtgtgtggcatgtgtgtgtagtatatatcTGGGGAACCCACTTGGAAGGTACTTGGAGGGAATgacatttgtttttgtcttgtccAGCAACTATTTATTACCCTGGTCCTGTCCTCTTCCTCAAGTTCCTAGAGAGAGAACAGATCTGGGCCCTTCGTCCCATGAGATTACAGTACAGGAAAGTGGCACACGAAACTGCCAGTTACCATGGCGAGTGGCTGACACAGGCTGTATTTATTTCTATGAGGGCTGGAGGAGGAGGTTATGTCTTAAATGGGAGGAGAGAGCAGTTAGAGAAGGGTTCCTGGAAGAGTCAGACTTTAAAAGATGTACAGAGACTCTGGGGTAGCCGGaataactgcatggccacagtagAGTGATGGCCCTTAGTAAAGAAGCCCAGAGATTTGTGTGGAGGACAGAGTCTCCAGGAGGGATGGTGATGGACAGCCTCAGAGTCTAGAATTTGTCTTCCCCAAGGCGGCTTTCCAAATCAACACTTCTCCTTATCCCGCTGTTTGGAATTCATTACATCATCTTCAACTTCCTGCCTGACAGTGCTGGCCTTGGCATCCGTCTACCCCTGGAGCTGGGACTGGGGTCCTTCCAGGTGAGAGTCCCCTACAGACACCCCTTCCTTCCAACGACTATAGCAGCAGGCCTTCACTGATTTCATGTTAGGGTGAGGCCTATTTATGCTTCTGTTTAATTAGTCATCCATCTTTACCCTTTATCTTTACCCTTTACTCATCCAACTACTGATACAGTCATCTGCACATTCCTCAGATATTCATTCATCCGCCTATGTACCCATGCATCTACTTATTTATCCATCCACCGTTCATTATCCATTAAACAATTCAGTTACACTTTCTTTCTTCCAaccacccctccctccctattcatccatctactcatccacTACCATTTATTATCCAACCATCAAttattttctccctccttctcattAATTCATGTATTATTTGCTATTAATCAAtcaatccatccacccacctatccatccttccatccctctaTCCATCTTCcgtcctccttccttccatcttctcCACTCATTCATGCATCATTCCATTCATCTttacctatccatccacccatcatctgtccacccatctgtccatccatttatctattcatccatccacccatccatccattcacccacctgtccattcattcatctgtcctttcttctatttcttctttcttcaataCACTTGCCTATCCATCATTcttctttccattcatttgtccatctgtccatccatccatcatataTCCATTCCTTTTATTCCTCATTCCTTTAGCCAcatacccatccatccatccttttcACTTATCTGTTCATCTATCCTTCCATCCATATGTTAACCTATCTACCCATTCTTCTATCTGtcattctttctcttcatctatcatctatcctttcttctatctatctatctatctatctatctatctatctatctatctatctatctctgatccatccacccaccaatatatccattcttcctttcATGTCTCCTTCCTTCAGTTCACTTGCACATATAATCATCCTTCTTTCattcatccatccttccatccatatatctattatctatccatctgtccttccttccttccttttacctACCcatcccacccatccatccattcaaccatccatccattcatttactCATCTTATCTTTTCAATTCTTATCAAGAACTTATTATATATCAGGTAATGTGCTCACTAATgcagataaaaaaataaagatacacAGTGAGGTGGGGGATACCTATACAGCCTTGGCGGGCATGCCATGATGACTACATGGCTTAGTATGTCTGGTGCAGTGACTGGTGAGCAAAGGTGAAGACAAGAGAAAGACTGCCAACACTCCAAAGTCAGGCCAAAGTGTTCTGATGGAGTCCTCCTTCCTCTTTGATCCcacagggttttgttgttgctgtcctCTACTGCTTCCTCAATCAAGAGGTAAGTGTGCTCCCAAAGGCTCACCTTTACTCAACAAGTagaccttctcctcagcttcttttcttTTGCCCTTGTCTGTAAGTCCCAGCATGGTCGACTCCCATGATCCTCTACTTTAGTGATCCTTTGTGTGAGTAGGTTCTGAGCCTCTCAGTTACTTTTAACCTGAATACTTTTGAACGCCTTGCCTGCATTCCTTCTATGAGCTGGGCTAGTTTCTACAACCAACTCATGAGATGGAGATCTTTCAAGGGTCAAGGAAGGGTTGAGCACAGAGCCAGAGcagaacaggaaacagagaatccTGGAAGAAAGGGACTCTGAGTGCCAGAAGTGGAGGTAGGAGTGAAGCGAGCCGACAGAAGAACAGAGGCCATGGCACATGTGGGATCATAGGAGAAAGCTGACAGAGAAGAGATAGTCACCCAGGAGAACCTGTGGCTTTTTTTCTTATCAAAGTCCTGCTGTGCAGAGATGAGGAGAACTTGGCTGAGCCCAGATCCCCAGGActctgtcagcatgcacaagCAAGGTCACAGCTCCTCTTGATGGCTCTGTATCTGCCATGTGCTCTATGGTTTACAGAGACCTGGACAATTACTGTCTTATTTCCTACTGTTAAggaattccttccttccttccttccttccttccttccttccttccttccttccttccttcttctaccatccatccatccatccatccatccatctatctatctatctatctatctatctatctatctatctatctatctatctatctatcttcctttcttccttctttctttccttcttctacccccatccatttatctatcttcctcctctctttcttctctttcttcctctctttcttcctctctttcttcctttctctctctctctctctttctttctttctttctttctttctttctttctttctttctttcttt is part of the Rattus norvegicus strain BN/NHsdMcwi chromosome 4, GRCr8, whole genome shotgun sequence genome and encodes:
- the Ghrhr gene encoding growth hormone-releasing hormone receptor isoform X3 — protein: MGCPGTWDGLLCWPPTGSGQWVSLPCPEFFSHFGSDPGAVKRDCTITGWSDPFPPYPVACPVPLELLTEEKSYFSTVKIIYTTGHSISIVALCVAIAILVALRRLHCPRNYIHTQLFATFILKASAVFLKDAAVFQGDSTDHCSMSTILCKVSVAVSHFATMTNFSWLLAEAVYLSCLLASTSPRSKPAFWWLVLAGWGLPVLCTGTWVGCKLAFEDTACWDLDDSSPYWWIIKGPIVLSVGVNFGLFLNIICILLRKLGPAQGGLHTRAQYWYHSCVCACTCGGAMCVCEFMCVACVCSIYLGNPLGRYLEGMTFVFVLSSNYLLPWSCPLPQVPRERTDLGPSSHEITVQESGTRNCQLPWRVADTGCIYFYEGWRRRLCLKWEERAVREGFLEESDFKRCTETLG
- the Ghrhr gene encoding growth hormone-releasing hormone receptor isoform X1, whose product is MQLGGIARDSLGGKGHGSLGRTTGTTAMDSLLWATWVLCLLNLWGVALGHLHLECDFITQLRDDELACLQAAEGTNNSSMGCPGTWDGLLCWPPTGSGQWVSLPCPEFFSHFGSDPGAVKRDCTITGWSDPFPPYPVACPVPLELLTEEKSYFSTVKIIYTTGHSISIVALCVAIAILVALRRLHCPRNYIHTQLFATFILKASAVFLKDAAVFQGDSTDHCSMSTILCKVSVAVSHFATMTNFSWLLAEAVYLSCLLASTSPRSKPAFWWLVLAGWGLPVLCTGTWVGCKLAFEDTACWDLDDSSPYWWIIKGPIVLSVGVNFGLFLNIICILLRKLGPAQGGLHTRAQYWYHSCVCACTCGGAMCVCEFMCVACVCSIYLGNPLGRYLEGMTFVFVLSSNYLLPWSCPLPQVPRERTDLGPSSHEITVQESGTRNCQLPWRVADTGCIYFYEGWRRRLCLKWEERAVREGFLEESDFKRCTETLG
- the Ghrhr gene encoding growth hormone-releasing hormone receptor isoform X2 is translated as MSLHAFRRQRGPTTRPWVPCLLLLHLGCPGTWDGLLCWPPTGSGQWVSLPCPEFFSHFGSDPGAVKRDCTITGWSDPFPPYPVACPVPLELLTEEKSYFSTVKIIYTTGHSISIVALCVAIAILVALRRLHCPRNYIHTQLFATFILKASAVFLKDAAVFQGDSTDHCSMSTILCKVSVAVSHFATMTNFSWLLAEAVYLSCLLASTSPRSKPAFWWLVLAGWGLPVLCTGTWVGCKLAFEDTACWDLDDSSPYWWIIKGPIVLSVGVNFGLFLNIICILLRKLGPAQGGLHTRAQYWYHSCVCACTCGGAMCVCEFMCVACVCSIYLGNPLGRYLEGMTFVFVLSSNYLLPWSCPLPQVPRERTDLGPSSHEITVQESGTRNCQLPWRVADTGCIYFYEGWRRRLCLKWEERAVREGFLEESDFKRCTETLG